Proteins encoded by one window of Kribbella flavida DSM 17836:
- a CDS encoding lytic transglycosylase, translated as MSSTHTQPTEPAQDVQPSAVSEQHTTAPRSRRRTVAKVLTGFAVPLIAAGLITAGSPGFGQYKVKQGDTLSHIAARYGTTVKTLVALNDLPGNGNAIYAGETLRLPGAQPKQAPRATSSRGRITYLVKSGDTIGGIARRYHVTQRYLLAVNGLQRSDRIYVGKPIQVPVPVAKPIPKKAKKKNNTFAGRIYSDTVVSAADRNRATLKTRKLPGRGQIRSMIVSTSKRYGVDPELALAISWQESGWKQRVVSPANAVGAMQVIPSTGRFTSGIVGRKLDLLNPRDNITAGVVLLDHLTSAAKLDIAIAGYYQGLGGVRRNGMYADTKQYVKSVLRIKAQLESGWNPA; from the coding sequence ATGAGCAGCACGCACACTCAGCCGACGGAGCCCGCCCAAGACGTCCAGCCGAGCGCAGTTTCCGAGCAACACACCACCGCGCCACGGAGCCGGCGGCGTACGGTCGCGAAGGTGCTGACCGGGTTCGCGGTGCCACTGATCGCGGCCGGGCTGATCACCGCGGGCTCGCCGGGGTTCGGCCAGTACAAGGTGAAGCAGGGTGACACGCTGAGTCACATCGCCGCGCGGTACGGCACGACCGTGAAGACGCTGGTCGCGCTGAACGACCTGCCGGGCAACGGCAACGCCATCTACGCCGGTGAGACGCTGCGGCTGCCCGGAGCGCAGCCGAAGCAGGCGCCGCGGGCGACCAGCAGCCGCGGGCGGATCACCTACCTGGTGAAGTCCGGCGACACGATCGGCGGCATCGCCCGGCGGTACCACGTCACGCAGCGCTACCTGCTGGCGGTGAACGGACTGCAGCGCAGCGACCGGATCTACGTGGGCAAGCCGATCCAGGTCCCGGTGCCGGTCGCCAAACCGATTCCGAAGAAGGCCAAGAAGAAGAACAACACGTTTGCCGGGCGCATCTACTCCGACACCGTGGTGAGCGCCGCCGACCGGAACCGGGCCACGCTGAAGACCCGCAAGCTGCCCGGCCGCGGCCAGATCCGGTCGATGATCGTCAGCACTTCGAAGCGGTACGGCGTCGATCCCGAGCTCGCGCTGGCGATCTCCTGGCAGGAGTCGGGCTGGAAGCAGCGCGTCGTCTCGCCGGCGAACGCGGTCGGCGCGATGCAGGTGATCCCGTCCACCGGGCGGTTCACTTCCGGCATCGTCGGCCGCAAGCTGGACCTGCTGAACCCGCGCGACAACATCACCGCCGGGGTGGTGCTGCTGGATCATCTGACCTCCGCCGCGAAGCTCGACATCGCGATCGCCGGCTACTACCAGGGCCTCGGCGGCGTACGGCGCAACGGCATGTACGCCGACACGAAGCAGTACGTGAAGAGCGTGCTGCGGATCAAGGCCCAGCTGGAGAGCGGCTGGAACCCGGCGTAG
- the pknB gene encoding Stk1 family PASTA domain-containing Ser/Thr kinase, which yields MTDDVHTQVGDRLVGRVLDRRYRVGARVAKGGMATVYEALDMRLDRVVALKVMHLGMGDDAEFGRRFVAEARAAAKLSHPNVVAVFDQGEDDGTLFLAMEYVPGRTLRDVIRQQAPLSPARALDLLTPVLSALSAAHDAGIVHRDIKPENVLISDEGTVKVADFGLARAVTTTGQTATQGLLMGTVSYLAPELVTDGSADARSDVYSAGILLYELLTGSKPHTGDTPIQVAYAHVHADVPPPSALEPGIPPYVDALVQRATARDRDLRPADARVLSRQVRRVRSALEEGLPDDPDLTGDLTVPLQAMRDESGYDDGYTRGTGYVEHRRDQYADEPASANGYHDPAYSNGYHQPARRNDTIVVPFEPGGAPPPPATRVTPQPPRKGRGLIALIAVLALAIGVGAAGWYYGIHRYTATPVLLNLTATEASAKAGEVGLRTTLANQDFSETVPRGQVMETSPAPGDRIRKDGEIGLIVSKGPERYRVPQLAGLNLEAAKRALDSIKLVTGRVTDSYSETVPAGRVITFTPKFDTVMKPGNTVNLWVSQGRRPITVPDTTGKPVKVASRTLRKAGFTVERTDEYDEKVPAGSVVSQTPSSGTLFAKDKVKLVVSKGPPLVDVPNVRRKGLAEAQKILTDAGFTVKVEQAPFHLGLNLVAGQNPAAGRKAQPGTTVVVTVV from the coding sequence GTGACGGACGACGTACACACCCAGGTTGGCGACCGCCTAGTCGGGCGAGTGCTCGACCGGCGGTACCGCGTGGGTGCGCGCGTCGCGAAGGGCGGCATGGCGACCGTCTACGAGGCCCTCGACATGCGGCTGGACCGGGTCGTCGCGCTCAAGGTGATGCACCTCGGCATGGGCGACGACGCCGAGTTCGGCCGCCGGTTCGTCGCCGAGGCGCGGGCCGCCGCGAAGCTGTCGCACCCGAACGTGGTGGCGGTCTTCGACCAGGGCGAGGACGACGGCACGCTGTTCCTGGCGATGGAGTACGTGCCCGGCCGGACGCTGCGCGACGTGATCCGCCAGCAGGCGCCGCTGTCCCCGGCCCGCGCGCTCGACCTGCTGACGCCGGTGCTGTCCGCGCTCTCCGCGGCCCACGACGCCGGCATCGTGCACCGCGACATCAAGCCCGAGAACGTGCTGATCTCCGACGAGGGAACGGTCAAGGTCGCCGACTTCGGCCTCGCCCGGGCAGTGACCACGACCGGGCAGACCGCGACCCAGGGCCTGCTGATGGGCACGGTCTCCTACCTGGCTCCCGAGCTCGTCACCGACGGCAGCGCCGACGCACGGTCCGACGTGTACTCCGCCGGCATCCTGCTCTACGAGCTGCTGACCGGCAGCAAGCCGCACACCGGCGACACCCCGATCCAGGTCGCCTACGCCCACGTGCACGCCGACGTGCCGCCGCCGTCCGCGCTCGAGCCGGGCATCCCGCCGTACGTCGACGCGCTGGTGCAGCGGGCGACCGCCCGGGACCGGGATCTGCGGCCGGCCGACGCGCGGGTGCTGAGCCGGCAGGTCCGGCGGGTGCGGAGCGCGCTGGAGGAAGGGCTCCCGGACGATCCCGACCTGACCGGCGACCTGACCGTGCCGCTGCAGGCGATGCGCGACGAGTCCGGCTACGACGACGGCTACACCCGCGGCACCGGTTACGTCGAGCACCGCCGCGACCAGTACGCCGACGAGCCGGCCTCCGCGAACGGGTACCACGACCCGGCGTACTCGAACGGGTACCACCAGCCGGCCCGGCGCAACGACACGATCGTCGTACCGTTCGAGCCGGGTGGCGCGCCACCCCCGCCGGCGACCCGGGTGACGCCGCAGCCGCCGCGCAAGGGCCGCGGGCTGATCGCGCTGATCGCCGTCCTCGCCCTGGCGATCGGTGTCGGCGCGGCCGGTTGGTACTACGGCATCCACCGCTACACGGCGACGCCGGTGCTGCTCAACCTCACCGCCACGGAAGCCTCCGCGAAGGCGGGTGAGGTCGGCCTGCGCACGACCCTGGCCAACCAGGACTTCTCCGAGACCGTGCCGCGCGGCCAGGTGATGGAGACCAGTCCGGCGCCCGGCGACCGGATCCGCAAGGACGGCGAGATCGGGCTGATCGTCTCCAAGGGACCCGAGCGCTACCGCGTTCCGCAGCTCGCCGGGCTCAACCTGGAGGCGGCCAAGCGGGCGCTGGACTCGATCAAGCTGGTCACCGGCCGGGTCACCGACAGCTACAGCGAGACGGTGCCGGCCGGCCGGGTGATCACGTTCACGCCGAAGTTCGACACGGTGATGAAGCCGGGCAACACGGTCAATCTCTGGGTCAGCCAGGGCCGCCGGCCGATCACCGTCCCGGACACCACCGGCAAGCCGGTCAAGGTAGCCAGCCGCACGCTGCGCAAGGCCGGCTTCACCGTCGAACGCACCGACGAGTACGACGAGAAGGTGCCGGCCGGCTCGGTCGTCAGCCAGACCCCGAGCAGCGGCACCCTGTTCGCCAAGGACAAGGTCAAGCTGGTCGTCTCCAAGGGCCCGCCGCTGGTCGACGTGCCGAACGTACGCCGCAAGGGCCTGGCGGAGGCGCAGAAGATCCTCACCGACGCGGGGTTCACGGTGAAGGTGGAGCAGGCACCGTTCCACCTGGGCCTGAACCTGGTCGCCGGCCAGAACCCGGCCGCCGGCCGGAAGGCCCAGCCCGGCACGACGGTCGTCGTCACCGTCGTCTGA
- a CDS encoding DMT family transporter, translated as MNHPRIAVIALLSVAAAWGSTFFLTKDLLTRMDVADYLALRFLIAAAALILVHPPAIARLSRLDRGRGVALGITYGVAQLVQTEGLRHTSASVSGFVTGMYVVFTPLLAAVILRHKIGRWAWVAVALATVGLGVLSLRDFSLGTGELLTLASAGLYALHIIGLGAWSTPSNAFGLSALQMVVITVVCAVGAIPGGFALPSGGGDWVRVVYMALVAGALALIVQTWAQAHLTPTRAAIAMTMEPVFASGFAVLFGSESVTARMLIGGALVVSAMYLVELAPRRKIEAEVQHLAQ; from the coding sequence GTGAACCACCCCCGCATCGCCGTCATCGCCTTGCTCTCGGTGGCCGCGGCGTGGGGATCGACGTTCTTCCTGACCAAGGACCTGCTCACCAGGATGGACGTTGCCGACTACCTGGCGTTGCGGTTCCTGATCGCCGCGGCCGCGCTGATCCTGGTGCATCCGCCCGCGATCGCGCGGTTGAGCCGCCTGGACCGCGGCCGGGGGGTGGCCCTCGGCATCACCTACGGCGTCGCGCAGCTCGTGCAGACCGAAGGGCTGCGGCACACGTCGGCCAGTGTGTCCGGCTTCGTGACCGGCATGTACGTCGTGTTCACCCCGCTGCTCGCCGCGGTCATCCTGCGGCACAAGATCGGGCGCTGGGCCTGGGTCGCGGTCGCGCTGGCGACGGTCGGCCTGGGCGTGCTGTCCCTGCGCGACTTCAGCCTCGGCACCGGCGAGCTGCTGACGCTTGCCTCGGCCGGCCTGTACGCGCTGCACATCATCGGCCTCGGCGCCTGGTCGACACCGTCCAACGCGTTCGGCCTGTCGGCGTTGCAGATGGTGGTAATCACCGTGGTCTGCGCGGTCGGCGCGATCCCCGGCGGGTTCGCGCTGCCGTCGGGTGGCGGCGACTGGGTCCGGGTGGTCTACATGGCCCTGGTCGCCGGCGCGCTCGCGCTGATCGTGCAGACCTGGGCCCAGGCGCACCTCACCCCGACCCGCGCTGCGATCGCGATGACGATGGAGCCGGTGTTCGCGTCCGGGTTCGCCGTCCTGTTCGGGTCGGAGAGCGTGACGGCGCGGATGCTGATCGGCGGGGCCCTGGTGGTCTCGGCGATGTACCTGGTGGAACTGGCGCCGCGACGCAAGATCGAGGCCGAGGTCCAGCACCTCGCCCAGTAG
- a CDS encoding glycoside hydrolase family 172 protein: MTLGNLTGISAVVAVETRSISAENPTGEPGQGGRRTEGTGAHAARDLGQGWKVSPSIEIGPGETAALADIAGSGCITHVWLTTHTDNWRRLVLRAHWDGDEAPAVEAPVGDFFCSGWGRFAQVSSLPVAVNPNGGFNCYWEMPFRSQATVTLENTSDEKVVVYFQIDYWLGEVAAGSAYLHAQWRRSNPLPAKTVHTVLDGVEGPGHYVGTYLAWGVNSSGWWGEGEVKFYLDDDEDFPTICGTGTEDYFGGAWNFDLGPERGGYAEFSTPYLGMPQVIRPDGQYASQQRFGMYRFHLPDPIRFRTRLRVDVQALGWRSGGRYLPLQDDIASTAFFYSTRTSTTRPEAPTHDGMEIC, encoded by the coding sequence ATGACTCTTGGGAACCTGACCGGAATCAGCGCCGTCGTGGCCGTCGAGACCCGCTCCATCAGCGCGGAGAACCCGACCGGCGAGCCCGGCCAGGGCGGCCGCCGGACCGAGGGCACCGGCGCCCACGCGGCCCGCGACCTCGGCCAGGGCTGGAAGGTGTCGCCGTCGATCGAGATCGGTCCGGGCGAGACCGCCGCGCTCGCCGACATCGCCGGCTCCGGCTGCATCACGCACGTCTGGCTCACCACGCACACCGACAACTGGCGCCGGCTGGTGCTGCGCGCGCACTGGGACGGCGACGAGGCGCCGGCGGTCGAGGCGCCGGTCGGGGACTTCTTCTGCTCCGGGTGGGGCCGGTTCGCGCAGGTCAGCTCGCTGCCGGTCGCGGTCAACCCGAACGGCGGATTCAACTGCTACTGGGAGATGCCGTTCCGCTCGCAGGCGACGGTGACGCTGGAGAACACCTCCGACGAGAAGGTGGTCGTCTACTTCCAGATCGACTACTGGCTCGGCGAGGTCGCCGCCGGGTCGGCCTACCTGCACGCGCAGTGGCGCCGGAGCAACCCGCTGCCCGCGAAGACCGTGCACACGGTGCTGGACGGCGTCGAGGGACCGGGGCACTACGTCGGCACCTACCTCGCCTGGGGTGTGAACAGTTCCGGCTGGTGGGGCGAGGGCGAGGTGAAGTTCTACCTGGACGACGACGAGGACTTCCCGACGATCTGCGGCACCGGGACCGAGGACTACTTCGGCGGTGCCTGGAACTTCGACCTCGGCCCCGAGCGCGGCGGCTACGCCGAGTTCAGTACGCCGTACCTCGGGATGCCGCAGGTGATCCGCCCGGACGGCCAGTACGCGAGCCAGCAGCGGTTCGGCATGTACCGCTTCCACCTGCCCGACCCGATCCGCTTCCGGACCAGGCTGCGCGTCGACGTGCAGGCGCTCGGCTGGCGCTCCGGCGGGCGCTACCTGCCGCTGCAGGACGACATCGCCTCGACCGCGTTCTTCTACAGCACCAGGACCAGCACCACGCGTCCCGAAGCGCCCACCCACGACGGTATGGAGATCTGCTAG
- a CDS encoding SigE family RNA polymerase sigma factor translates to MTFDEWAPAGLPRLLRFAAVLCGGGDLAEDVVQDVLIKAHRHWDRVRSADQPEAYLRRMVVNEFLSWRRKWSRFVPRPEILPAEPVADHARQQADRDQLIGELAKLPRRQRAVLVLRYYGGQSDQEIADTLGCATSTVRAHASRALAALRIELTNDLSGAHHAH, encoded by the coding sequence GTGACGTTCGACGAGTGGGCCCCGGCCGGGCTGCCACGGTTGCTGCGGTTCGCGGCCGTTCTGTGCGGCGGTGGCGACCTGGCCGAGGACGTGGTGCAGGACGTCCTGATCAAGGCGCACCGGCACTGGGACCGGGTCCGGTCCGCCGACCAGCCGGAGGCGTACCTGCGCCGGATGGTCGTGAACGAGTTCCTTTCCTGGCGGCGGAAGTGGTCGCGGTTCGTGCCGCGGCCCGAGATCCTTCCGGCCGAACCGGTCGCCGATCACGCTCGCCAGCAGGCCGATCGCGACCAGTTGATCGGTGAGCTGGCCAAACTGCCGCGGCGGCAACGCGCCGTCCTGGTTCTGCGCTACTACGGCGGGCAGTCCGACCAGGAGATCGCCGACACCCTCGGCTGTGCGACCAGCACGGTCCGCGCGCACGCCTCCCGGGCGCTCGCCGCCCTCCGTATCGAGCTGACCAACGACCTCTCCGGAGCCCACCATGCGCACTGA